In the genome of Monodelphis domestica isolate mMonDom1 chromosome 2, mMonDom1.pri, whole genome shotgun sequence, one region contains:
- the PPP1R11 gene encoding E3 ubiquitin-protein ligase PPP1R11 isoform X2 produces the protein MAEATAGLSETVTETSVTVTTEPENRSLTIKLRKRKPDKKVEWSSDTVDNEHLGRRSSKCCCIYEKPRAFGESSTESEDEDDEGCGHTHCVRGHRKGQRRTTTGPPPTTLSHLPNSSQPSPGPMQH, from the exons ATGGCCGAGGCCACGGCTGGGCTGAGCGAGACCGTCACCGAGACATCGGTTACCGTGACAACCGAGCCC gaaAATCGTAGTCTAACTATTAAACTTCGGAAACGGAAACCAGACAAGAAGGTGGAATGGTCAAGTGATACTGTGGACAATGAACATTTAGGACGCCGTTCATCAAAAT GTTGCTGTATTTATGAAAAGCCTAGGGCTTTTGGTGAGAGCTCCACAGAGAGCgaagatgaagatgatgaagGTTGTGGTCACACTCACTGTGTTCGGGGCCACCGAAAGGGACAGCGCCGTACTACCACTGGCCCACCCCCAACTACTCTTTCCCACCTCCCTAACTCCTCCCAACCCTCACCTGGGCCCATGCAGCACTGA
- the PPP1R11 gene encoding E3 ubiquitin-protein ligase PPP1R11 isoform X1: MAEATAGLSETVTETSVTVTTEPVRKTGENRSLTIKLRKRKPDKKVEWSSDTVDNEHLGRRSSKCCCIYEKPRAFGESSTESEDEDDEGCGHTHCVRGHRKGQRRTTTGPPPTTLSHLPNSSQPSPGPMQH, from the exons ATGGCCGAGGCCACGGCTGGGCTGAGCGAGACCGTCACCGAGACATCGGTTACCGTGACAACCGAGCCCGTGAGGAAGACAGGG gaaAATCGTAGTCTAACTATTAAACTTCGGAAACGGAAACCAGACAAGAAGGTGGAATGGTCAAGTGATACTGTGGACAATGAACATTTAGGACGCCGTTCATCAAAAT GTTGCTGTATTTATGAAAAGCCTAGGGCTTTTGGTGAGAGCTCCACAGAGAGCgaagatgaagatgatgaagGTTGTGGTCACACTCACTGTGTTCGGGGCCACCGAAAGGGACAGCGCCGTACTACCACTGGCCCACCCCCAACTACTCTTTCCCACCTCCCTAACTCCTCCCAACCCTCACCTGGGCCCATGCAGCACTGA
- the RNF39 gene encoding RING finger protein 39, with protein MEVSELGPGLVERLEQLSTCPLCGGPFQDPVLLACEHSFCRACLASRWGTPPGPGDSDTAPPTVCPCCGIPCPRRSLRSNVRLAVEVRISRGLREKLAEPGARTGRRRGGRIPTMGCQDPHEEDVRKTWRRLETTKPRLEESDEDIPEDYPVVKNMLHRLTADLTLDPSTAHRRLLVSPDGRSVCLAPPGMPVPPDSPARFDQLPAVLGAQGFRAGRHCWEVETADRSSSGESSGEDDDGESRYAVGAAGESVRRKGRVGLCPAGAVWAVEGRGGRLWALTAPEPTPLGGGRPPPRRIRVDLDWERGRVAFYDGRSLDLLFAFQASGSLGERVFPLLCTRDPRTPLRIVPADG; from the exons ATGGAGGTTTCGGAGTTGGGTCCCGGGTTGGTGGAGCGTTTAGAGCAGCTGTCCACTTGCCCGCTGTGCGGGGGCCCCTTCCAGGACCCCGTGCTTCTAGCCTGCGAGCACAGTTTCTGTCGCGCGTGCCTGGCCAGCCGCTGGGGCACTCCTCCAGGGCCCGGCGACTCTGACACCGCGCCTCCCACGGTTTGCCCCTGCTGCGGTATCCCGTGCCCTCGCCGCAGCCTGCGGTCGAACGTGCGCCTGGCAGTAGAGGTGCGGATCAGTCGCGGGCTGCGAGAGAAGCTGGCAGAACCCGGGGCTCGGACCGGGAGGCGCCGTGGGGGACGCATCCCCACCATGGGCTGTCAGGATCCGCACGAAGAG GATGTGAGGAAGACATGGAGAAG ACTTGAAACCACAAAACCCAGACTGGAGGAATCAGATGAGGACATCCCAGAGGATTATCCTGTGGTCAAAAACATGCTCCACAGACTTACAG CTGACTTGACTCTGGATCCTAGCACCGCACACCGTCGCCTCCTTGTGTCACCAGACGGCCGAAGCGTCTGTCTGGCCCCACCAGGGATGCCTGTGCCGCCGGACAGCCCAGCCCGATTTGACCAGCTTCCCGCTGTGCTGGGTGCACAAGGCTTCAGAGCTGGACGGCATTGCTGGGAGGTGGAGACAGCCGACCGAAGCTCTTCTGGAGAGTCCTCTGGTGAAGATGATGATGGGGAGAGCCGATACGCTGTCGGTGCTGCTGGAGAATCTGTGCGCCGCAAGGGTCGGGTGGGACTATGCCCAGCTGGGGCAGTGTGGGCTGTGGAAGGCCGTGGGGGCAGGTTATGGGCATTGACAGCCCCCGAACCTACGCCACTGGGGGGCGGAAGACCTCCGCCACGGAGAATTCGAGTGGACTTGGACTGGGAACGAGGCCGAGTGGCTTTCTATGATGGCCGTTCTCTTGACCTGCTTTTTGCCTTTCAGGCATCGGGGTCTCTGGGGGAGCGTGTCTTTCCATTGCTCTGCACCCGCGACCCCCGAACCCCACTCCGCATTGTACCAGCTGATGGCTGA